The proteins below come from a single Triticum aestivum cultivar Chinese Spring chromosome 5D, IWGSC CS RefSeq v2.1, whole genome shotgun sequence genomic window:
- the LOC123125955 gene encoding putative F-box/LRR-repeat protein 23: MDHAAPRARDWSLLPLDVLSSIFIRIGAVDVLMGAGLVCRSWLEAAKLPEVWRAVDMDKHEVVFTKCNVVLRAMAKAAVDRADGQLRSFAGKLFVTNELIKYIVERSPSLTSLRLVSCHVHYLASVMQESPPMELRSLELDDTYLTVKDLTSVVESCPLLEVLRVRNCVQVYKKDEQALRAKFARIKTLKIERDGATVSIHN, translated from the exons ATGGACCATGCGGCGCCGCGGGCGAGGGATTGGTCGTTGCTCCCCCTCGACGTTCTCTCCTCGATCTTCATTCGGATTGGCGCCGTCGACGTCCTCATGGGCGCCGGCCTGGTGTGCCGCTCGTGGCTCGAGGCGGCGAAGCTGCCAGAAGTGTGGCGGGCCGTGGACATGGACAAGCACGAGGTCGTGTTCACGAAGTGTAACGTTGTCCTGCGCGCAATGGCGAAGGCGGCCGTCGACCGTGCCGACGGGCAGCTTCGGTCGTTCGCCGGCAAGCTGTTTGTCACCAATGAGCTCATCAAGTATATCGTGGAAAG ATCACCCTCGCTGACTAGCCTTCGTCTCGTTTCCTGCCATGTCCACTACCTCGCCAGTGTTATGCAAGAGTCGCCTCCGATGGAGCTGCGTTCCCTTGAGCTCGACGACACTTACCTCACCGTTAAAGACCTGACGTCTGTCGTCGAGAGCTGCCCTCTCCTAGAGGTTCTTCGGGTGCGCAACTGCGTTCAGGTCTATAAGAAAGACGAGCAGGCCCTGCGAGCGAAATTCGCTAGGATTAAGACCCTAAAGATTGAGCGTGATGGCGCTACAGTTAGTATCCATAATTGA